The following are encoded in a window of Telmatobacter sp. DSM 110680 genomic DNA:
- a CDS encoding molybdopterin-dependent oxidoreductase produces MSNISRRKLITTGVAATAGIAGLAAASHIARRYGLIPPDGGGIYGPGETLTYAAQRVLTRHSLAREFPRSMISEKPFGNEVAPPSDDFKRHQATGFSDWKLSVDGMVAHPTSFSMSDLKALPVHNQITEVACEEGWSYVAEWIGTPLHNVLDAVGVLPQARYVVYFSIQPDWWESVDMADATHPQTFLTMGMNDGELPVQFGGPLRLRVPRQLGYKSVKYITHITATDSLKKFGKGLGSASPEGGYAWYAGI; encoded by the coding sequence ATGAGCAACATCTCTCGCCGCAAACTCATCACCACCGGCGTTGCCGCAACCGCAGGCATCGCCGGCCTAGCTGCCGCCTCCCACATAGCTCGACGCTATGGCCTCATTCCGCCAGACGGCGGTGGCATCTACGGTCCCGGAGAAACCCTCACCTATGCCGCCCAGCGCGTCCTGACCCGTCATTCCCTGGCCCGCGAATTCCCGCGCAGCATGATCTCCGAGAAACCTTTCGGCAACGAAGTCGCTCCTCCCAGCGATGACTTCAAGCGTCACCAGGCCACCGGTTTTTCTGATTGGAAGCTGTCCGTCGACGGCATGGTCGCGCATCCGACATCGTTTTCGATGTCCGATCTCAAGGCTCTCCCCGTCCACAACCAGATCACCGAAGTGGCCTGCGAAGAAGGCTGGTCCTACGTCGCCGAATGGATCGGAACGCCGCTGCACAACGTGCTAGACGCAGTCGGTGTGTTGCCGCAGGCGCGATACGTTGTCTACTTCTCCATCCAGCCTGACTGGTGGGAAAGCGTCGATATGGCTGATGCTACGCATCCCCAAACCTTCCTGACCATGGGCATGAACGACGGCGAACTCCCCGTGCAGTTCGGCGGCCCTCTCCGCCTGCGCGTGCCCCGCCAGCTAGGCTACAAGAGCGTGAAATACATCACGCACATCACCGCAACCGATTCACTCAAGAAATTCGGAAAAGGCTTGGGTTCCGCGTCCCCAGAAGGTGGCTACGCCTGGTACGCCGGCATCTAA
- a CDS encoding cytochrome b/b6 domain-containing protein: MSVTSSPQLQATQRHTALVRITHWITVISFLALLITGGEIVISHPRFYWGETGNSGTTPLFKIPIPSSRDTVPSGYNYVMPDQNGWSRYLHFQAAWLLVITGVIYVIAGLLTRHFRKNLFPAPADRSWSAFTKVFAKTFRRAPPDPAESRAYNVVQRISYLVVIFILFPLVIWTGLALSPAFDSAVPATVNLLGGRQSARTLHFFVTDLLVLFLIVHVAMIILAGFRSRMRAMITGRADAPSERP; encoded by the coding sequence GTGTCAGTCACTTCCTCACCCCAATTGCAAGCGACACAGCGGCATACTGCGCTTGTTCGCATCACCCACTGGATCACCGTCATATCGTTCCTGGCTCTGCTCATCACCGGCGGTGAGATCGTAATCTCGCACCCGCGCTTTTACTGGGGTGAAACCGGCAACTCCGGCACCACTCCGCTCTTCAAGATTCCCATTCCGTCCTCGCGCGACACCGTTCCCTCTGGCTACAACTACGTGATGCCCGACCAGAATGGCTGGAGCCGATATCTCCACTTCCAAGCCGCATGGCTCCTGGTGATCACCGGAGTCATCTATGTGATCGCCGGTCTCCTCACCCGACACTTCCGCAAAAACCTCTTCCCCGCGCCTGCCGACCGAAGTTGGAGCGCCTTCACAAAAGTCTTCGCAAAAACTTTCCGTCGGGCGCCACCCGATCCGGCAGAGAGCCGCGCGTACAACGTCGTCCAGCGCATCTCCTATCTGGTCGTCATCTTCATTCTTTTCCCACTCGTCATCTGGACCGGTCTCGCCTTGTCGCCCGCCTTCGACTCTGCCGTCCCGGCCACCGTCAACCTTCTCGGAGGCCGCCAATCCGCGCGCACTCTTCACTTCTTCGTTACTGATCTTCTAGTTCTCTTCCTCATCGTCCATGTTGCGATGATCATTCTCGCCGGATTTCGGAGTCGCATGCGCGCGATGATTACTGGTCGCGCCGACGCCCCATCGGAGCGCCCATGA
- the mqnC gene encoding cyclic dehypoxanthinyl futalosine synthase: MSLTRPQALDYFNSPDLIGLGFEADAVRRRLHPEGVVTYIIDRNINYTNFCTEYCTFCAFYRPLPKEGKNIPRADEGYILDFEKIYEKIAETEEMGGTGVLMQGGLHPDLKIDWFERLFTGIKQRFPKIWLHCLSASEILAIAEYSELDLRTTISRLRDAGLDSIPGGGAEILDDDVRKRIARLKCRTADWVAVHRTAHQLGMRTTATMMFGVGETFDQRINHFEVVRQLQEETGGFTAFIPWSFQPNNTALGGRGWEEATSVEYLKVLAIARLYLDNIENVQASWVTQGLKVLELGLHFGGNDVGSVMLEENVVKAAGTSNCTTEEELRRIIRDAGFKPVQRDTLYRTMFLN; encoded by the coding sequence ATGTCGCTGACCCGCCCACAAGCCCTCGATTACTTCAACTCCCCTGACCTCATCGGGCTGGGCTTCGAGGCCGACGCCGTCCGTCGCCGCCTTCACCCCGAAGGCGTAGTCACCTACATCATCGATCGCAACATCAACTACACCAACTTTTGTACCGAGTACTGCACGTTCTGCGCGTTCTACCGTCCCCTCCCCAAAGAAGGCAAAAATATCCCTCGCGCCGACGAGGGCTACATCCTCGACTTCGAGAAAATCTACGAGAAGATCGCCGAGACTGAAGAAATGGGCGGCACCGGCGTCCTAATGCAGGGTGGCCTTCACCCCGATTTAAAAATCGACTGGTTCGAACGCCTCTTCACCGGCATCAAGCAGCGCTTCCCAAAAATCTGGCTTCACTGCCTCAGCGCCTCTGAAATCCTGGCGATCGCCGAATACAGCGAACTCGATCTGCGCACCACGATCTCCCGTCTCCGCGATGCCGGCCTCGACTCCATCCCCGGCGGAGGCGCCGAAATCCTCGACGACGACGTCCGCAAGCGCATCGCCCGCCTCAAATGCCGCACCGCCGACTGGGTAGCCGTCCATCGCACGGCCCATCAGCTCGGCATGCGTACCACCGCCACCATGATGTTCGGCGTCGGCGAAACCTTCGACCAGCGCATCAACCACTTTGAAGTCGTCCGTCAGCTTCAGGAAGAGACCGGCGGATTCACGGCATTCATCCCCTGGAGCTTCCAGCCCAACAACACCGCCCTCGGCGGCCGCGGCTGGGAAGAAGCCACCTCTGTCGAATACCTCAAGGTCCTCGCCATCGCGCGCCTCTACCTCGACAACATCGAGAACGTACAAGCAAGCTGGGTCACGCAAGGCCTCAAGGTCCTCGAGTTAGGCCTCCACTTCGGCGGCAACGACGTAGGCTCCGTCATGCTCGAAGAGAACGTGGTCAAGGCCGCAGGCACCAGCAACTGCACCACGGAAGAAGAACTCCGCCGCATCATCCGCGACGCCGGCTTCAAACCCGTCCAGCGCGACACCCTCTACCGCACCATGTTCCTCAATTAG
- a CDS encoding cytochrome c, giving the protein MRFLLGFIIGIVLVPLVGLAYLMYGNVPVAVSDPPFPHEAQIVHMPLNARIQKEQVGTHMQPDQTNLTAGAHIYVDRCAFCHGQHNKPAAIGAHMYPDAPSLLEPHHNNPDVVGVSDDPPSETYWKVLNGIRLTGMPSFKTQLSDDEMWQVSIFLANANKPMPPAVLDILNRAPAPPAEARPHVPTPETPAPQ; this is encoded by the coding sequence ATGCGATTCCTGCTCGGATTCATCATCGGCATTGTCCTGGTCCCGCTCGTCGGACTTGCTTACCTTATGTATGGCAATGTACCCGTCGCCGTCTCCGATCCCCCATTCCCGCATGAAGCTCAAATCGTTCACATGCCGCTCAACGCGCGCATTCAAAAGGAACAGGTTGGCACTCACATGCAGCCCGACCAGACCAACCTCACCGCCGGAGCCCATATCTACGTCGACCGCTGCGCCTTCTGCCATGGTCAACACAACAAGCCTGCCGCCATCGGCGCCCACATGTATCCCGACGCGCCGTCTTTGCTTGAACCCCACCACAACAATCCTGATGTAGTCGGCGTCAGCGACGATCCGCCCAGCGAAACCTACTGGAAGGTCCTCAACGGTATTCGCCTCACCGGCATGCCCTCCTTCAAAACGCAGCTCAGCGACGACGAGATGTGGCAGGTAAGCATCTTCCTGGCCAACGCCAACAAACCCATGCCCCCCGCCGTCCTCGATATCCTCAACCGCGCCCCCGCTCCGCCAGCCGAAGCCCGCCCCCACGTCCCCACTCCAGAAACCCCGGCCCCGCAATAA
- a CDS encoding fumarate hydratase, with amino-acid sequence MTVIRQEDFIRTVAGALQYISYYHPTDYITSLTKAYEREQSHAAKDAMAQILINSRMCAEGHRPICQDTGIVNVFVKVGMEVRFEGPDGGPPTLDLQGMSDEGVRRAYLDPDNKLRASLLADPAGSRKNTKDNTPATVNVELVKGNKVDITVAAKGGGSEAKSKFVMLNPSDSVVEWVLKTIPTMGAGWCPPGMLGIGIGGTAEKAMLLAKQALMDDIDIQDLIDRGPKTTAEKLRVELYDKVNRLGIGAQGLGGLTTVLDVKILDTPTHAANLPVAMIPNCAATRHAHVVLDGSGPAYLDPPSLDLWPKLTYDVSRAKRVNLDGITRAEADTWKPGEVLLLNGKLLTGRDAAHKRMTDMLSRGEKLPVDFKDRFIYYVGPVDPVREEVIGPAGPTTATRMDKFTRQMLAETGLLGMVGKAERGPTAIDAIKEFGAVYLMAVGGAAYLVSKAIISARQLAFEDLGMEGIYEFEVKDMPVTVAVDSKGTSVHNTGPAEWQQRIANIPILQ; translated from the coding sequence ACGAGCGCGAGCAATCCCACGCGGCCAAGGACGCCATGGCGCAGATCCTTATCAACAGCCGCATGTGCGCCGAGGGCCACCGCCCCATCTGCCAGGACACAGGCATCGTCAACGTCTTCGTCAAGGTCGGCATGGAGGTCCGCTTCGAAGGTCCCGACGGCGGACCGCCCACCCTCGACTTGCAGGGCATGTCCGACGAAGGCGTCCGCCGCGCCTATCTCGACCCTGACAACAAGCTTCGCGCCTCACTACTCGCCGACCCCGCCGGATCCCGCAAGAACACCAAAGACAACACACCCGCCACCGTCAACGTCGAGCTCGTCAAAGGCAACAAGGTCGACATCACCGTAGCCGCCAAGGGCGGAGGCTCCGAGGCCAAAAGCAAATTCGTCATGCTCAACCCCTCTGATTCCGTTGTCGAGTGGGTACTCAAAACGATCCCTACCATGGGCGCCGGATGGTGTCCTCCCGGCATGCTCGGCATCGGCATCGGCGGCACCGCAGAAAAAGCCATGCTCCTCGCCAAGCAAGCCCTCATGGACGACATCGACATTCAGGACCTCATTGACCGCGGCCCTAAAACGACAGCAGAAAAACTTCGCGTCGAACTATATGACAAGGTGAACCGCCTCGGCATCGGCGCGCAGGGCCTCGGCGGCCTCACCACGGTCCTCGACGTCAAAATCCTCGACACCCCGACACACGCCGCCAACCTGCCCGTCGCCATGATTCCCAACTGCGCCGCCACCCGCCACGCGCACGTTGTCCTCGACGGCTCAGGCCCCGCCTACCTCGATCCGCCATCGCTCGACCTCTGGCCCAAACTCACCTATGACGTCTCCCGGGCAAAGCGAGTGAATCTCGACGGCATCACCCGCGCCGAAGCCGACACATGGAAGCCCGGTGAAGTTCTGCTGCTCAACGGCAAACTCCTCACCGGCCGCGATGCCGCTCACAAGCGGATGACCGACATGCTCAGCCGCGGCGAAAAACTCCCCGTCGATTTCAAAGATCGCTTCATCTACTACGTCGGCCCCGTCGATCCGGTCCGCGAAGAAGTCATCGGCCCTGCCGGCCCCACCACCGCCACCCGCATGGACAAGTTCACTCGCCAGATGCTCGCCGAAACCGGTCTGCTTGGTATGGTCGGCAAAGCCGAGCGCGGTCCCACCGCCATCGATGCCATCAAAGAGTTCGGAGCAGTCTATTTAATGGCCGTCGGCGGAGCCGCCTACCTCGTCTCGAAAGCCATCATCAGCGCGCGCCAGTTGGCCTTCGAAGACCTCGGCATGGAAGGCATCTATGAATTCGAAGTCAAAGACATGCCCGTAACCGTCGCCGTCGACTCCAAAGGCACTAGCGTCCACAACACCGGCCCAGCAGAGTGGCAACAACGCATCGCCAACATCCCGATATTGCAGTGA